The following is a genomic window from Candidatus Cloacimonadota bacterium.
CAAACATTAGCGGAAATTCGTATTAGCTTTAAAACAAAAAGAAAAATAAGATGTTTGAAAAGTCAATTTATTTTTTTAAGTAAAATTTGACTATTTTAGTTTAAATAAAAAAATCTCTTCAATAAAAAATTAAGGAGTTTATTATGAATATGAAACAGGTCAGTTTTTCTATTCCTGAACAGTTAATATTTTCACTAAACGAAAATATTAGTGAATTTACCGACAATATTCGATTATTTGCAGCTCTCCAATTCTTTAAAATGCATAAATTATCACTCGGAAAAGCCGCAGAATTAGCAAATATGGATAAGTTTTCTTTTATACATCAACTTGGGAAATTTAAAATTCCAATAATTGATTATGAACCCGAAGAACTTGAAAAAGAATTATTGAGATTTAAAAATGATAATCGTAGCTGATTCATCGCCTTTGCTTAGTTTTGCGATTATCGGTAAATTAGAATTAATTGAGCAAATATTCGGTGAAGTATTTGTTCCATCAGCAGTTTTCAAAGAATTAACTGTTTCTGATAAGCCTTATTCCAAAGAATTGAAAGAATTTTTACTGAATAAAGTATCTGCAGTAAAAAATATCGATTTAGTAAAAATGTTATCAAATGAGATAGATTTAGGTGAATCAGAAGCAATTGCATTGGCTTTAGAAAGACACATTCCTGATATTTTAATTGATGACTTAAAAGGACGAAGAATTGCATTTTTCAATGGCTTATTTCCAATCGGCACAATTGGTGGATTATTGCAAGCAAAAGAGAAAAAGCTAATCGATAAAATTAAACCTCTGTTGGATATTTTAATACAAAATGATATAAGAATTGGAAAATCTTTATACAGAAAAGCTTTAAATCTTGCATCAGAAGATTAGTGAAAATTCTGCTAACAAAGCGACACACGCAAAAAGAGCGTGGCGTCGCCCCAACATTATACACCAAAGAAACACAAAAACAGAAATAGTTTGATTAAATAAGTCCTTTCATAATTATCGGTAAAAATTGAAATGAGGATGATATAAAGGAATGTCAGCATTTCAGCAGGTCAGCGTGTCAGCAGGTCAGTAGAAAAAGAAATTTATTTTTTGATTAATTTGACATAAATATGAGGGGATGTAAAAAACAGCAAGCTAATATAAAATGAAAAAGAATCATATTAGATTTCAAGAAGAGTATTTACAGGCTTTAAAATTAAAGCATTACAGCGAAATGACGATTAAAACTTACTGTTTGCATTTTCAAAAATTTTTAAATTTTTATCCTGAAATAGAATTGGAAAATATTACACAAGAACAAATCCGTAAGTAATCATTGTTCCTTTTCAATTTCATATAACATACTATACAAGGAGAATCATTATGAAAGAAGGTGTAATCTTTACCAGACGAGCTTCAGGGCTTGTTAGAGAATTATCCTGGTTTGATGTATTTATTTTTGTTGTAGCCGGACCGGCTGCCTCAGGTGTTATGTTCTATTCTGTATCAACAGCTGCAGATTTCCCGGGAGCAAGTTTACCATTGGCTTTCCTGATCGGTCTTTTTATATTTTTACCGGTGATGTTATTGGTTGCGATTACTTCCGCCACAATGCCGCGTTCAGGTGGCTTGTATATTGCAATTAGTAGAGTTTTAGGTCCAACAATGGGTTTCATAAGTTCCTGGCTATTATTTATTGGATATGGAATTTCCAGCGGAGTTTTGGGATATCTGGTTGTCGGTCTGATTGGTTCCGGTTTTTCAACTGCTGCTTTGAGTAGCGGAATCGGCTGGCTGGCTAATATCGGAAAAATTATGCAAACACCGGCAGGACAGCTTATCGGAGGAATTATCTGGGTTGTTTTGTTCTGGTATATTGCTTATAACGGAATCAGGAAAGTAAAGAACATAATGCGAATCGCTTTCTTCATACCTTTAGTTGGGACAGTAATCGCAATTTTTTGGTTTTTCCTTTCTGGTGGAATCGATAGTGTTTCTTCTGCTTTTAATCAAACCTGGGGAGCGGGAGCTTTTGAAGCCATTCAACAAAAAGCTGCTGAATTGGGTTGGAAAGTTCATAACTTTAACTGGGGAACAACCATCAGTTCTCTTATCGTAGTAATCTGGGCATATTCCAGTATAACCATTATTAATTATGCTGGTGGAGAAATAAAAACTCCCAAAACCAGTATGATAAAAGGTTTTATGGTGGGAACTATTTTTGTGGGATTGTTTTATGTGATAATTGTAGTTGCTGTTTACAAAGCTTTCGGAACTTTTATCGGTTCTTATGATTTTCTTTTTGATAATCATCCTGAAATTGTCAAAGAAATAATGGGAGAAGCGGTAAAACCATCGATCCCATTTTATTTTATGTCGATTGCCAAAAATGTCTGGTTCGGTTTGATCGTTGCGGTTTCCATAGCATTATGGTTTGCAAATTCCATTCTACCAGGATTCCTGGCAAATTCCAGATTAGCTTTTGCTTTGGCAATGGATAAATCATTTCCGAAATCACTTGCAAAGGTAAACAGAAAAACCGGTTCTCCTACAAATGCAGTCCATCTGAACGCAGTTTTTTGTTTTCTCGGCGTTTTGATAATGCTGCTTTCTGTAAATGTGATTCTTTCGATATTAACACTTACCACTTTTTTTATTTTCTGGCCTTATGGCTTAAGCGCAATGTTGCTTCCATATCATAAACCGGAGATTTATAATCGTTCACCGGTAAAATGGGAAATCTTCAAAATTCCGGTTATGAGTATATTAGGTGCATTTACATTTATTGTTGGCTGGTTTTTTATCTATCTGTCTATCAGAAATTTCTCACCGGTTATAATGCTAACCTTAATTGGCGTGATGTTGATTGGAATGGTCGTTTATTTAGTTCAGCAAAATAAGAACAAAAAAGATGGTGTGGATGTAAGTAAAATATATTCACAAATTCCACCTGAATAGAGGAGTTTATTTTTGGCAAAATTATTCTTTTCAGTTGATGTTCACGGCGCAAATAGTGTTTGGAGGAAATGGTTGCGGATCCCCGAGCTTTATGGAGTTGATGCGCTTCTTTTATGTGGTGATCTAACTGGAAAATCACTTGTTCCCTTAATTGAAAAAGGAAATGGGAAATACAATGCCTATTATTTTGGGAGAAATTGGACATTAGAATCAGGAAAAGAAGCAGATGAAATGGAAAAGCGAATTCAGGATGCAGGAGCTTATACGTTACGTTGTAATTCTGATAGAATAAAAGAACTTCAGAATAATCCTGAACAAGTTGAAAAACTGATGATGCAAATGATAAAAGATAGAATTTATTATTGGATGGAAATGCTCATCGCTAAAATCGATCTTTCCAAAGTTGATGTAGTTGCTATGCCCGGAAATGATGATGATCATGAAATCGATGAAGTTATAAAATCCTTTGGAGATAAAGGAGTAATTTGGTGTCTGGATGATGTAATTGATATTCTGGGAATTCCTACTATAAGTCTCGATTATGTAAATCCAACTCCGTGGGACACACCAAGAGAAGATAATGAGAAAGGAATGAAAAAACGGCTTAAGAAACTTATTAAAAAACTAGATGATCCA
Proteins encoded in this region:
- a CDS encoding phosphoesterase; translated protein: MAKLFFSVDVHGANSVWRKWLRIPELYGVDALLLCGDLTGKSLVPLIEKGNGKYNAYYFGRNWTLESGKEADEMEKRIQDAGAYTLRCNSDRIKELQNNPEQVEKLMMQMIKDRIYYWMEMLIAKIDLSKVDVVAMPGNDDDHEIDEVIKSFGDKGVIWCLDDVIDILGIPTISLDYVNPTPWDTPREDNEKGMKKRLKKLIKKLDDPSQSIFNFHAPPYGTMLDLAPELDANKKPVTVAGQVNFVHVGSKAVTEAIEKYQPLIGLHGHIHESYGHDKIGNTPVVNPGSEYGEGILRGYIIEIKDKKIINHWKVEG
- a CDS encoding DUF3368 domain-containing protein, with product MIIVADSSPLLSFAIIGKLELIEQIFGEVFVPSAVFKELTVSDKPYSKELKEFLLNKVSAVKNIDLVKMLSNEIDLGESEAIALALERHIPDILIDDLKGRRIAFFNGLFPIGTIGGLLQAKEKKLIDKIKPLLDILIQNDIRIGKSLYRKALNLASED
- a CDS encoding UPF0175 family protein; the encoded protein is MNMKQVSFSIPEQLIFSLNENISEFTDNIRLFAALQFFKMHKLSLGKAAELANMDKFSFIHQLGKFKIPIIDYEPEELEKELLRFKNDNRS
- a CDS encoding APC family permease; translation: MKEGVIFTRRASGLVRELSWFDVFIFVVAGPAASGVMFYSVSTAADFPGASLPLAFLIGLFIFLPVMLLVAITSATMPRSGGLYIAISRVLGPTMGFISSWLLFIGYGISSGVLGYLVVGLIGSGFSTAALSSGIGWLANIGKIMQTPAGQLIGGIIWVVLFWYIAYNGIRKVKNIMRIAFFIPLVGTVIAIFWFFLSGGIDSVSSAFNQTWGAGAFEAIQQKAAELGWKVHNFNWGTTISSLIVVIWAYSSITIINYAGGEIKTPKTSMIKGFMVGTIFVGLFYVIIVVAVYKAFGTFIGSYDFLFDNHPEIVKEIMGEAVKPSIPFYFMSIAKNVWFGLIVAVSIALWFANSILPGFLANSRLAFALAMDKSFPKSLAKVNRKTGSPTNAVHLNAVFCFLGVLIMLLSVNVILSILTLTTFFIFWPYGLSAMLLPYHKPEIYNRSPVKWEIFKIPVMSILGAFTFIVGWFFIYLSIRNFSPVIMLTLIGVMLIGMVVYLVQQNKNKKDGVDVSKIYSQIPPE